In the Gorilla gorilla gorilla isolate KB3781 chromosome 1, NHGRI_mGorGor1-v2.1_pri, whole genome shotgun sequence genome, AAGTAAGTGCCATGAAGAAGATACAATAGGGCACAGTGAGGTAAAGCATGACTGAGGAAAGGGAGCTTTCTGAATGAGGGATTTTATAGCTGAGTGGGTGATCTTATAGCCGAGATTTACATGATGAGAAGGGAGCAAACAGATGAAGAGCTGGGTGGTGGGCTGGGGGATGGGGCGGGGGCTGAGGGGAGAATTGAGTGCTCCAGAGACAAAAGAACTCCCTCCAGGATACTTGGCACACTTGAGAAATAGCAAAAAGGAGGGAGGACAAAGTGGGAAAAGTTGGGGGATGATGCCAGAGCAGAAGCCAAGGGCCCAATTAAGTAGGTCCTTGAGGCCATGATAAGGATTTTGGATTGcaccactcacagattttaagcaAAAGATTTGATCTTTGAGGAAATTTTCCCTGCTTTGTGAGAGTACAAGTTAAAGTAGGAGGCAGATCCATTAGGAAGATGTAGCCACAgaccaggtgagagatgatagtGGTATGGTAGGCTTAAAAATAGTACCAGAAAAGATATCTGTGTCCTAATCCCCAAAACTTGTGGagattactttattttattttattttagatggagtcttgctctgtcactcgggctggtgtgcagtggtgcaatttcggttcactgcaacctcctcctcctgggttcaagcaattcttctgcctcagcctcccaagtagctgggattataggcccacgccaccatgcccagctaattttttttgtatttttagtagagacagggtttcaccatgttggccaggcacatctcgaactcctgacctcaagtgatccacccgccttggcctcccaaagtgctgggattacaggcgtgagccaccgtgtgcaGCTGATTACTTTATATGGCAAATACTTTACAGAAGAAATTGTCTTAGGATactgagatggagagattatttGGATTATAAGGATGGACTCTAAATGCATTCACAAGCATCCTTGTaagagagaagcagagggagatttgacacagaaggaggcaatgtgacctcagagacagagattggagtgacgTGGCCACAAGTCAGAGAATGCTGGCCACCATTAGAAGCTAGAAGAAGCAACgaaaggattctcccctagagcccttACAATGGCCTGTGGCCCTGCCGATGCCTTAATCTGGAtttttggcctccagaactgtgagaaaataaatttcagtaaaGGGAGCAAGTTtgtggctgaaaacaacacacAACACAATTTGTTACAACAATTACAGAAAATTAATACCAGTGGCTTGGAGTAGGGTTTTAGCAATTGAGAGGGTCAGAAGTGATTGGATTTAAGAtaaatttttggagacaggaccaACAAGATATGCTGATGTATATGGTTTAGGTGTCATAAAAGGCAAAGAATCAAGGCTGATTCCCTTTTTTCTGAACAAGTGGGTGGATGATGACATAGTTTACTGACATGGGGGAGGGTACAGGCGTTATTGTTATATGTTTGCCATATTTATGTTGGAGAAAATATCAGCTATCATGTGTCAGTGCTctctacatgccaggcactgtcctaaatTCTTTACATGTGTTTGCTCAGTTAACACATGTAAGTCAAGTGGGCAGTAAGATATATGACTGGAGTTGAAAGAGGGCTAGGCTAGGAGCCATCAGTGTATTTAAAGCCATGGAACTAATTAGATCACCCAGGAGAACATACGCAGACGAGAGAAGATCTGGTTCAAGGCCTGAGCCAGGGCACACTTCATCTTTTGGCAGAACAGAGGGAATGGatccaaaaaaaggaaaggaggagccAGTGAGGAGGGTGGAAAACCTGGAGCATATGAAGTCACAGAAGTAAAACTGGGGCCCAAAAATGTAGAGGGAGCCATAAAGACGAGGAGGACGAGAGCTACATAGTCGCGCTCTTTCTAGGGCAGAGAGGCGGACAGAACTAACAGCTGCTATGTAGCAATATGACCGTCTCAAGTGACCTTGTGAAGCGCCACTGCTGTGGCTGGGTGGGGAGGAAAGCTCCATCAGAGCCATTTGAAGAGAAGAGGATGGGAAGTGAGCGTAGACAGAGAATGTAGGCAACTTTTAGGAGGAATTCTGATGGTAATAGAAGTGGGCTGTAGCTGGTGGGACTCTGCGGTCCACAGAGGGCTCTAGCTGGCTTTCAAAGTGACTGATTCTGCATCATGTTTGCGGGTGGCAACTGTGAGGGGGAAATCGAAGGTGAATACAAAACGGGAACAAGTGAAGAGGCAACGTCCCCATACAGGCCGGGTGGGCTGGGGTTGGAGCACAGGAGGCCTGACCCTGTCTCTTCCACTTTCCCTCAAACCTTTGGTCACCAAGCGCAGACGCTCACCACAGAAGCCACCCAACCACAACTGCCGCGGGGCTCCGCGACGCGCGCGGGCGACTTGAGTCGGGGAACCACGATTCCCGGCGGGCGTTGCGCGGGGCACCCAGTGCGCAGGCGCACGGCGTCGGCCTCCGACTCTCCCCTCCCTCTGGGGCGCGGGCCTCAGTTCCGGGCTACCGCAGCCTTCGCCGAGAGGCACCGTTTCTTCTTAAAAGAGAAACGCTGCGCGCGCGAGGTGGGCCCCTGTCTTCCAGCAGCTCCGGGCCTGCTCGCTAGGCCCGGGAGGCGCAGGCGCAGGCGCAGTGGGGGTGAGGGCGCGTGGGGGCGCACAGGTAAggccggggtgggggtgggtcgCGACGGGGGCTCTGGGCAGCCTGGGAGCTGCCATTGGGATTGGTCCGCTCCACTCACTGTCAGCATTAAGTGGGGGTGCCCAAGACGGGGTGGAGCGGGGGCGCCCTCCAGACCTCTGACCCCGGCCTCACCGCCACTCGACCCAACTATGAAGAGCGCCCCCAGCTGCACGCCAGGACACGACCTTTCCTTCCCCTAGAAACCAGTAAAGGCCGCTGCCCTATTCAAGATGAAATGTGTGGACCCCCCCAGCCCAGTTGAAATTTCCCGTGGAAGTCTCTCGCCCCTTCCCCACAGCTCCACTTCAGTGGACTGGAGGGCGCAGGCCTTTGTTCTGACTGCTTCTGTCTGCCTGCCTCCCACCCGACGACACTCACATGGTAGCGCTGAGCTTCAACACCCTGTATCATAGAAGGTCGGGGTTTGGCTCCACACCTGCCACTGCTATTGAAATAGTTTAGTCTTGCCCTAGttcactgatgaggaaactgaggccctaacGGCAGGTGGAGCCGGGTCCCCGACCCCCGAGATCGGCAGGGCGCTGAAGACGTCCCTTCCACCCTCCAGCCTCTGGTGCACATGGCTTCCTCCCCGGCGGTGGACGTGTCCTGCAGGCGGCGGGAGAAGCGGCGGCAGCTGGACGCGCGCCGCAGCAAGTGCCGCATCCGCCTGGGCGGCCACATGGAGCAGTGGTGCCTCCTCAAGGAGCGGCTGGGCTTCTCCCTGCACTCGCAGCTCGCCAAGTTCCTGTTGGACCGGTTAGGGGCCGGGAGAAGGGCTTGGGGGAGGGTACCCAGGCAGCAGCCCCTAGCCTCCTCTCCAGGGCCTGTCCTGCTGCTCTTTTCCACCCTCAGGTTTCTCACTTTACCAGGACGGCCTGTGTGACTTGTGGCCTCCGAGGGTCCTGCTCCCCTCCTCATGGTCTCAGCGAATAGCGGCCCTTAGGGCTGGCCCCTTACATGTGTGAGTGCCCAGGGCTGAGGGTGGCTGGCCACCTGAGTCCTGACCTGCCTCTTCTCCTGCTGGCAGGTACACTTCTTCAGGCTGTGTCCTCTGTGCAGGTAGGTAGGGGATGGCAGGGGGTGAGAGCCAGAGGGAAGAGGGACCACAGGGTGACCCAGAAACACCCTCCTTTCAAAGGGAGCCCTGAGTAAGTTTGGGAAGGGTGGGGTGAGTTGGGGAGCACAGGGTAGTTTGATGGCGGCAACCTCTGGGTGGGGAAGGGAGCAATGTCTCAGGATCTAGTGTGTCTAGGTTCTGAAGAATGATAAATTGGACTGGGGCTGAGGTTGCCCTGGGGTTTGAGGGAACAGGGCTCCCTGGGTATGGCTCTCGAGGGTAAGAGGAGGAGACTTCCCAGTTCAGCCTGACtgcttcccccacccctccaggTCCTGAGCCTTTGCCTCCAAAAGGTCTGCAGTATCTGGTGCTCTTGTCTCATGCCCACAGCCGAGAGTGCAGCCTGGTGCCCGGGCTTCGGGGGCCTGGCAGCCAAGATGGGGGGCTTGTGTGGGAGTGCTCAGCAGGCCATACCTTCTCCTGGGGACCCTCTTTGAGCCCTACACCTTCAGAGGCACCCAAGCCAGCCTCCCTTCCACATACTACTCGGAGAAGTTGGTGTTCCGAGGCCACGAGTGGGCAGGAGCTTGCAGGTAGGCTGGAAAAAAGCAGAGTTATGgagaaaagggagggaaaagGTTTCCCATTTTCTGTAGCTCAGAACCCTGTTCTCTAAAAATGATCCTTTTTCAATGGAAAAACTCTATGTTGACAAATATATCATCAAATACACTGTTGGgcatgaaaagcaaaacaaaatacagtGTATGGTATGCTATCATtggtgaaaaatacaaataaggggaaagtgaatgtgtgtgtgtgtgtaagtactTGCGAATGTATGACATATCTCTGGAAGGCACATAGAAAACCAGGTTGCCTATGGGAAGAAGTAGGCGATGGGGGACAGTATTGGAAAGGAGATTTTTGACTGTATAGTTTTGTGAACTATGTGAATATCATCTCTGAAACAGAACAACCCCTCCTACTCCAATAGCCTCTGCTCCCTGCTCCTCCTTCTTAAAAGTCTctgcctgggtgcagtggttcacacctataatcctagcactctgggaggctgaggcaagaggattgcttgagcccaggggtttgagaccagcctgggcaacatagtgagaccccgtctctatttaaaaaaaaaaaagaggagtctCCCATCACTTCAGACCTTAGAACTTTACGTGTCCTTGTCCCTTGAGTCCAGAGTTCCTTCTCTTTTGACTTTGCCTGTCCCACAGATTTGGAATCTGAGCATGATGAGAGGACTCAAGAGGCCAGGTTGCCCAGGTGAGGATGTGGGTAGGAGGGAAAAGGCGGAATTGCATAGGTGGGAGGATGAGGGAGCAGGACCTCAGGCTTGCCTTCTTTGGGCCTGCAGGAGGGTGGGACCCCCAGCAGAGACCTTCCCACCTCCAGGAGAGGAAGAGGGTGAGGAAGAAGAGGACGATAATGAGGATGAAGAGGAGATGCTCAGTGATGCCAGCTTATGGACCTACAGCTCCTCCCCAGATGAGCAAGTTGGGGTTGAGGGAGAATGAGCAGAGCAAGAGAGGGAGGCAGCTGGCCTGGCAGTTCATGGCTTTGCAGACTAGAGGGAAGGGCTTGTTAGTGTGGAGGGAAGGGTGGGTTTTGGGGAAGGCAGAAAGAACTAGAGGCTTTGAACTGAGGGGGTGAAAAGGGGTGAAGTCAGGTGCAGGGAGATTGAGGGCTGAAAGCAGATATGAATGGGGAGCCTAGGGTGGGGGTAGGGTTGTTTCAAGTTTGAGATCTTTTCAGTTTACGGGCTACGGTCGGGCAGGGGATGGCTGACTGCCCAGAAAGTTAATGCCATCTTCCTCTTTGTTCTCCTTTCAGTAGTGAGCCTGATGCCCCCAGACTACTCCCTTCCCCTGTCACCTGCACACCTAAAGAGGGGGAGACACCACCAGCCCCTGCAGCACTCTCCAGTCCTCTTGCTGTGCCGGCCTTGTCAGCATCCTCATTGGGTTCCAGAGCTCCTCCACCTGCAGAAGTCAGGGTGCAGCCACAGCTCAGCAGGACCCCTCAAGCGACCCAGCAGACTGAGGCCCTGGCCAGGTAACCTGATGGCTGAGACAGAAAGGGCAGGGGCGTCCTGGGATGTGGCCCTCCCTCGAGGCCCTCTGCTCCCTCTTTGCTGCCCGTAGCACTGGGAGTCAGGCCCAGTCTGCTCCAACCCCGGCCCGGGATGAGGACACTGCACAAATTGGCCCCAAGAGAATTAGGTAGGACTTGGGGAGATGGGGTTCTGGGGAGGGCcgagaggagggaggcagagaagggcAGGCAGGAGTCATGGTGCTCCTCTCCATTCTTCTCCTCAGGAAAGCTGCCAAAAGAGAGCTGATGCCTTGTGACTTCCCTGGCTGTGGAAGGATCTTCTCCAACCGGCAGTATTTGAATGTGAGGGGCACAGGTTGGGGCCTGTGTGGCTGCTGGGGTGGGGGAAAAGgctaaaagaaaaactgaggaaaaGGATCTTAAGGCATGGGAGGATTCAGAACCAGGAAGCAGAGGGTACTTGACATGTATAAAGTCTTTTGGTCCTCACAATATCCCCATAGATTAGGTGCTGCTATTATTCCCACTTTGCAGACAGAAAGGTTAGGCATTGCTCAAGGCTCTTCAGCTAGTGTGTGTTAGTGCTAGAGTTCTGAGCCTGGTGGCCTGGCTTCAGAGTCCATGCCTGGGCTGCCACATATCCTGGCTTGAGAGGGTAGTTCTAGAGTGAAACGGGCTGGGAGATGGTCCTGTCCCCAGTCTCATTGCCTGAGAAATTTGAGGCACAGAAGGTGAAGGGTCCAATCCCTACAGTCAACCAGAGCACTTGGCACAGCAGGTACCAAGGCTGGGGAGGGCCACAGACACTGGGATGGTGAGGTGAGGGTAGACAGACAGGGGAGAATGCCGCTCACAGAAGATGACAGAGAGGAATCAAGTGAAAAGGGAAAATGACCTGGGATGACAGGAAAGCTCTAGGCTGAGAAGAGCATTCGGCAGGGCATGTCAGACATTCTGGAGTCTGTTATGGAGAAGACCAAAGCAGCCCCTGGAAGTTTAACTGTGGAAAAATGGGATTCTAAAGAAGGGGACAGCCCATGCAATTTAGTGAGCCAGGATGCCAACTTAGGTCAGTGAAAAGAGAAATACTTTGATATTTAGGAGTTAAGGTTGAAGAGCCTGTTACCCTTAATAGTGTTCTAGGTtgagagcgtgtgtgtgtgtgtgtgtgtgtgtgtgtgtgtgtgtgtgtgtgtgtgtgtttccaaagCAGATTTAGAAGAAAATCATACATATACCCATGGTGAACTATTAAAAAGCAAGCAGTTGGGGAGATACTGTTGTACGTGAATACTGACATCAAATAGGATAATCATACTTACCCAAACTGCTTTCCCCTCTGCAGCAGATAGTGCATTCATGATTAGGTGAACCAGGGGTGTCACCCAGAGTGATACTTTGTACAGGGAACATTGCAGGACATTGCAGGGTGAGAGTGTGACAAGGAGGTGAGATAATGGAAGTAAAGCACAGAATTGGGTGACAGGAGAGTTGAGTGGTCAGGATGGGATGGGTGTGGTGCTCATGGTGTAGGTGAGGACTGAGCCTCAAGGAAATGAGCAGGCCATGACAGGGAGAACTGCTGGGGCACAGGGGCCAGGAAGGGGACAGAGGAGCATGCCTGCCGGGTCAGCTCAGTTGATCTCTCCGTGGAAGGTGGCTATCCTTTTGCCTCTTCTCTCCCTACCACCCACTTCCTTCTCTAGCACCACAAAAAGTACCAGCACATCCACCAGAAGTCTTTCTCCTGCCCAGAGCCAGCCTGTGGGAAGTCCTTCAACTTTAAGAAACACCTGAAGGAGCACATGAAGCTGCACAGTGGTGAGTGGTGGAACTCCACCTTCCTCTGTGGGACCTTTTACCTTCCTCTGTGGGTCCCGTCACCCCGGGCTCTGTGGGTTTCTTCACCTCCCTCTGAGGGATGACTCTCCCTCATCCTGTATGCCCTGTGTGTGGAGCACCTGCTTGTTTTAAACTGTTCTGGGTACTGGGTACAGCAATGAACAGAGCAGGCAGCGCTAACCCTCTTGAGACATCCACTTTAGTGATACAGGGCTATGAAGAAATGTGGAAGCAAGGGAAAGGAGGAGAGCATAAGGAGGAGTTGCTATTGTAGAAAGAGAAGATGCTTTGAGCAAAGACTTAAGTGAAGTGAGGAATGGAAACCTGTACCTTACAGACTACGGACAGCGCCTGTGGAAGGGCCCTTAGGTGGTATCTGGGTGACATGTTCCAGGAATAGGGAAGAGGCCAGGagctgagaaaggaagagaagtcaCATAGTTGATGGAGGCCTCTGAGACCATCCACAGGACAGTTTGACATCTGCTTTAAGTGAGATGGGTGCCATCGCAGAGTCTTGAATGGCAGAGGAACATGgctgactttttaaaagatcattgtGGCTGCTGTGTGAACAGGGGGACCTCAGATGAGCAGAACCAGGCACTCAACTGTGAGGTGACTGCAGAGATGTGCAAGAGGGCAACGTGGTGCCTGGATTTGCTGGTAGCAGCTGAGTCAGTGAGGAATGGATGGAGGCCAGTGTGTGTGCAGATGGAGCCAAACGAGCTTCTGTGGGAAGGATGGGTTGGCTGCAGTCGAGTGGGAAGGGAGGAGTTGGGTAACTTGGAGGATTCCAGCCTCAGCAACTGGGCAGAAGGTGATGTGATTTTTCTGAAAACAAGGGAGAAATGGGCTTGGGAAGGGAAATTTGATTTGAGACATGCTAATTAAACACCCAGGAGATGTGAATGTGGAGATCAGGGGAGACGTcaggcaaaaatataaatataaatgtgtggGTCATGAGCATATGGGTGGTATTAAGAGCGATGAGGCCAGAGTGTCCCTACATAGAGGAAGTGACTGTCATGGCCCTCTAGCCATCAGAGGGCAGGTCAGGTGAGTAGTGAGGAAGATGAAGAGAGTGGTATTTGAGGAACTGAGTATAGAAAATGCTCCAGGGAGGAAGGGGGGATGGTTGCTAGTGCGACAGGCCAAATGTGAGCTGAGAATAGGCAACCAGATGTGGCAGTGGTGAAGCCACCAGATGACAAGATGGAACTGACAAGAGGGGCAGTGGAGCTGTGGGGATACCCGGAACGGAGTGCGTTCAAGGCAGAGTGGAGACAGCAAGTATGGACAACTCTATTTTGCTGTGAAGATAGGCAGAGAAATAGAGTCCCAGCTGGAAGGCTGTGGGCTCAGGGCATGGAGATGGGAATGATTCCATAGAGAAAGGCTTGCTGCTGATGCTAGAATGGGGTTGGGGACCTCAAGTGAGAAGGGGTTGGTCTTGAGGGGCACAGTGGAGGGCTGCCGGGGGGAACAGTTTGAGCAGTTGTTTATATAGACACAGATGCAAGTTGAATAGTGGATTTGGTGGGCAGAAGATGTGGGTGTTCTAGTTTCTTGGCGACTTTAGAAACAAGAGCACCGCTGAATAAGGCTGGTAGGCTGGGGATGTTGGAGGCTGGTGGAGAAAGGAGGTGGTGTGAAATGTCTTCTGTATTTCTAGAAAGTTGGAAAAGTGAACTGATGAGGGAAATGCAGACACAGTAGGGCAAGAAGGCGGCCTTAAGACTTGTGGTTTTAGATGAAAAGAGTGGCCAAGAGGCAGATTGTGCCCCCTACAGTACACACGTGCAGGCCCGGAGCAGACCAAAAGTTGTGTCTATCCTGAGTTGGGCTTTAACCAAGCAAGTACAGTTGACGGAGAGAGGGACAGGAAGATTGGTAGTGTGAATGAAAGAAGGCAACAAAGATGGCTGTGGAAATGTAGCTGAGCGGGGAAGGGGCTCAGAGGGAAGATGGTAGGGCCAGTGGACTGGCCTGGAATCATGGGATTATCATAGCAAGAGGACAAGATTGGAGACCCTGGCATGAACCAGGATGTTTGAaatcacaatttctttttttttctcctcctaacCCGCTGTATCTTAGAAGAAATAGCAATTTCTGAAGTGGTGCAGTGCATGGGTGTGACCTGAGACTGGTGGCTGAGGAGGGTGGGTGATGAGGTCAGTGAGGTGAGGGAACAGAGGGCTGGAGTGCTGACTGACAGCAGGAGTAGTAGCTGACAGGAGTAGAGGGGCTGAACCTAGAGTTGTGTGGATGGAGGGGGAGTGATGGGGCCAAAGGAGGAGGCTgcaggtgtgtgtttgtgtggtctGATGGTGCGGTCTTCAGAGAGCTGGGGATGTTAGACATGGTCTCTAAAGGGCACCATGAGAAGCAAAGACACCTTTTCTACTGTAGACCCTGAGGTTTGGTGGGTTAGAGAAACCACAGCAGCCTGTGAGAGCTGCTGCCACACAGGGACCATGGGCAACAGGCAGGTGCTATTGGAACAAGCAGGGAGTGCAGGCTCAGGGAAAAAGAGGAGAGGGGACTGGCTGCCTGCAGTTAAGTAGTTCCACAGGGCACTGATAGGGTTTGGGACAGGTGGGATATGCAAGCCTAAATAGGTGGTAGATGATTCCAGGTGCCAGGGTCTGTCCTTGGGCCTTGAGCTTCAATCCTGATTCCCATCGCTGACTCCAAGGTTCTGCTTGGCTGCTGTCCAGTGCCTTCAATTCATACATAAGGACCCAGCTCTCCATTCCATGTGTCTCCTTTGAGAAAGAACCAgcctagaggctgaggtggggtggtGCACTTCCATCGGGAGTTCATTGGTTTGAGTGGGATTGGcgggcaggggctggggtggacAATAATGAAGTCTTTTAGCTGGGTTCGTATCTTACTTGGTTGTCATGACCCATCAGGTAAGGGAGGTCCAGACGGGCTCCATGATTTGGATAACAACTAATTAGAACCTGAGCCTCCTGACCTCCAATACTGGTGCACTCTGGTGAGGGATAGTGGGTGGGGTGGGCCAAGGAGGGGCCACAGGGTGGGGGCAGATGCTGGAGTGTCCCTCATATGCCTGCAGACACCCGGGACTACATCTGTGAGTTCTGCGCCCGGTCTTTCCGCACTAGCAGCAACCTTGTCATCCACAGACGTATCCACACTGGAGAAAAACCCCTGCAGTGAGTGCTGGGGTGGGGTCTGAGGGCCAGGGGCCAGAAGGGAGGAGGTGGAGTCTGGAAGCTAGGCATATAGGACACCTAGGCAGTGGGGAGCAGGAGGAACCCCCTAGGGAAGTCATGATGGCCTGAGGCCTGTTCCTTCCCTCTTCTGTCCCTGACTCCAGGTGTGAGATATGCGGGTTTACCTGCCGCCAGAAGGCTTCCCTGAACTGGCACCAGCGCAAGCATGCAGAGACGGTGGCTGCCTTGCGCTTCCCCTGTGAATTCTGCGGCAAGCGCTTTGAGAAGCCAGACAGTGTTGCAGCCCACCGTAGCAAAAGTCACCCAGCCCTGCTTCTAGCCCCTCAAGAGTCACCCAGTGGTCCCCTAGAGCCCTGTCCCAGCATCTCTGCCCCTGGGCCTCTGGGATCCAGTGAGGGGTCCAGGCCCTCTGCATCTCCTCAGGCTCCAACCCTGCTTCCTCAGCAATGAGCTCTCCTCCAGCTTTGGCTTTAGGAAGCCAGACTCCAGGGACTGAAAAGGAGCAACGAGGAGAGGGTCTGCTTGAGAAACGCCAGATGCTTGGTCCCCAGGAACTAAGGCGACAGAGTGCAGGGTGGGGGCAAGACTGGGCTGTAGGGGAGCTGGACTACTTTAGTCTTcctaaaggacaaaataaacagAGTATTTTATGCAGGCATGTGTGGGCAGAGCAAGTGTTTTGGCACCTGAGGTGCAGAAATCCTGGATCCCTTTGAAACCATGTACCAGAATGCAGCTTAGGTGCAGGTCCTGTTTCTCTCTGCAGGCCCTCACCTCTGACCCTTTCCAGACTCACTTTGACAGTTTGCAGCCCTTTCCTGTGGAGTAAGACACCCACCCTTACACTCAAATAGAGCAGGCGGGGATAATCTGGAGACTGCTGGGTCACTCCTGGCCGACTGGTTGGAGCAGAAATAGAGGCATATGATCCTGAGCCATCTTGTACTTGCCATTAACAGAGAAAACGCAATATGTAGGCCTTGAAGTCTTACCTTTTAGTGTGGAATCAAGTGGTCCTCCATACAAGATCACTGAGCTGCCTTGGGAAGGTACAAGAGACCTTGGAACTGAATGGACCTGCTCTTGGATCACTTCCAAACTCTGGTCAGCAGCCTTAGGTTTGACAAAGGCGGCACTTGGCATCTAGTACTCAAACAACTTTATTTCACTAGCCATGAGCAAAAAGTTGTTGACCAGCTCCAGGGGATTTTCCATCCTGCCCTCTCCCTACTGGTGGCTCCCACGATTTGGAAATAACCTCATGTTCCACTTGGCAGTGCCTGGCTTTGTGGACCCACATGGTTTTGGCCTGGGT is a window encoding:
- the ZNF692 gene encoding zinc finger protein 692 isoform X2, translated to MASSPAVDVSCRRREKRRQLDARRSKCRIRLGGHMEQWCLLKERLGFSLHSQLAKFLLDRYTSSGCVLCAGPEPLPPKGLQYLVLLSHAHSRECSLVPGLRGPGSQDGGLVWECSAGHTFSWGPSLSPTPSEAPKPASLPHTTRRSWCSEATSGQELADLESEHDERTQEARLPSSEPDAPRLLPSPVTCTPKEGETPPAPAALSSPLAVPALSASSLGSRAPPPAEVRVQPQLSRTPQATQQTEALASTGSQAQSAPTPARDEDTAQIGPKRIRKAAKRELMPCDFPGCGRIFSNRQYLNHHKKYQHIHQKSFSCPEPACGKSFNFKKHLKEHMKLHSDTRDYICEFCARSFRTSSNLVIHRRIHTGEKPLQCEICGFTCRQKASLNWHQRKHAETVAALRFPCEFCGKRFEKPDSVAAHRSKSHPALLLAPQESPSGPLEPCPSISAPGPLGSSEGSRPSASPQAPTLLPQQ
- the ZNF692 gene encoding zinc finger protein 692 isoform X1; the protein is MASSPAVDVSCRRREKRRQLDARRSKCRIRLGGHMEQWCLLKERLGFSLHSQLAKFLLDRYTSSGCVLCAGPEPLPPKGLQYLVLLSHAHSRECSLVPGLRGPGSQDGGLVWECSAGHTFSWGPSLSPTPSEAPKPASLPHTTRRSWCSEATSGQELADLESEHDERTQEARLPRRVGPPAETFPPPGEEEGEEEEDDNEDEEEMLSDASLWTYSSSPDDSEPDAPRLLPSPVTCTPKEGETPPAPAALSSPLAVPALSASSLGSRAPPPAEVRVQPQLSRTPQATQQTEALASTGSQAQSAPTPARDEDTAQIGPKRIRKAAKRELMPCDFPGCGRIFSNRQYLNHHKKYQHIHQKSFSCPEPACGKSFNFKKHLKEHMKLHSDTRDYICEFCARSFRTSSNLVIHRRIHTGEKPLQCEICGFTCRQKASLNWHQRKHAETVAALRFPCEFCGKRFEKPDSVAAHRSKSHPALLLAPQESPSGPLEPCPSISAPGPLGSSEGSRPSASPQAPTLLPQQ
- the ZNF692 gene encoding zinc finger protein 692 isoform X3; this translates as MLSDASLWTYSSSPDDSEPDAPRLLPSPVTCTPKEGETPPAPAALSSPLAVPALSASSLGSRAPPPAEVRVQPQLSRTPQATQQTEALASTGSQAQSAPTPARDEDTAQIGPKRIRKAAKRELMPCDFPGCGRIFSNRQYLNHHKKYQHIHQKSFSCPEPACGKSFNFKKHLKEHMKLHSDTRDYICEFCARSFRTSSNLVIHRRIHTGEKPLQCEICGFTCRQKASLNWHQRKHAETVAALRFPCEFCGKRFEKPDSVAAHRSKSHPALLLAPQESPSGPLEPCPSISAPGPLGSSEGSRPSASPQAPTLLPQQ